Proteins encoded within one genomic window of Acidimicrobiales bacterium:
- a CDS encoding lysophospholipid acyltransferase family protein, producing MTVRPDLVFYRVCRFLSVTVFCGLWFRASYEGRENVPASGPYVVAPVHRSNLDTLIVGGLSRRRLRFMGKDSLWKIRFFGALFSALGAFPVHRGSADREALRRSIEVLKGGEPLVMFPEGTRQSGPTVQPLFEGAAYMACRAGVPIVPVGIGGSEAAMPKGSKMIRPVKVHVVVGRPIVPPAPTDGGRVPRAAVHDVTEQLHAELQTLFDAARHRVGDP from the coding sequence GTGACCGTGCGCCCCGACCTCGTCTTCTACCGGGTGTGCCGGTTCCTCTCGGTGACCGTCTTCTGCGGGCTGTGGTTCCGGGCCAGCTACGAGGGCCGGGAGAACGTCCCGGCCTCGGGGCCGTACGTCGTGGCCCCCGTGCACCGGTCGAACCTCGACACGCTCATCGTCGGTGGGCTCAGCCGGCGCCGCCTCCGGTTCATGGGCAAGGACTCGCTGTGGAAGATCCGCTTCTTCGGGGCGCTCTTCAGCGCCCTCGGGGCCTTCCCGGTGCACCGCGGCAGCGCCGACCGGGAGGCGCTGCGGCGCTCGATCGAGGTGTTGAAGGGAGGCGAGCCGCTCGTCATGTTCCCCGAGGGCACCCGCCAGTCCGGGCCGACCGTGCAGCCGCTCTTCGAGGGGGCGGCCTACATGGCGTGCCGGGCGGGAGTCCCGATCGTCCCCGTCGGCATCGGCGGTTCGGAGGCCGCCATGCCCAAGGGATCGAAGATGATCCGCCCGGTGAAGGTGCACGTGGTGGTCGGCCGCCCCATCGTCCCGCCGGCGCCGACCGATGGCGGCCGGGTGCCCCGGGCGGCCGTGCACGATGTCACCGAGCAGCTCCACGCCGAGCTGCAGACCCTGTTCGACGCCGCCCGGCACCGGGTGGGCGACCCCTAA